The Colletes latitarsis isolate SP2378_abdomen chromosome 1, iyColLati1, whole genome shotgun sequence genome has a segment encoding these proteins:
- the Gcn2 gene encoding eukaryotic translation initiation factor 2 alpha kinase Gcn2 isoform X1 produces MSRESCKDRQENEIEVLKSIFGDDLHDLRRGKSRRRWQPLDMSITLIPQRSMSGPAEVYAQIDLHVICSDKYPDEVPSIELQKSRGLSHQQIAVLYSELMELTMRLRGEVMIFELTQHIQKYLHENNKPSYSSFYEEMVSRHQEKIEFEMLEKRLKEDKERQVLQDEIQKRQEALKAENRNRKELIRLCNDRSSYLSQSIPSSPQERSRIYSRRRCASSSESSDGFLCEHKGTKLLHFDQNKDERQVYRGKCMGHSTKGSVVYAGVDMTTGELFAITEWTFKINNTVDENNTQNITKQIGSLEQEINHLHKLHHPNLVHYLNMKYLEDGDAALIYVLQEFVIGTSCTFFLMENIPVDIDLLRYLANGILFALRFLHENNVVHKDLRDTSIYIDRTGTVKVSDYSLNKRLSDIYQTYTLVEPEQEFPSIQGRGGKKADIYRFGALMFSLLNGVIVSGDKIDPTAIIQPDLRDFLLKCLTNDERKRWSAEQLLQHTFIKAPLARALSPPKIPRRDEKKSHEPEETDTDIRQYVPPLGGHSRITNEFEVLEWLGKGAFGDVLKVKNKLDGGIYAIKRIELNPKNKQLNRKITREVKLLSRMNHENVVRYYNSWIESATITEEMGEEHITPTVKKRQDLFNHLITDDIEKLTPPLQEVEWNVSYKSRTNTTLPPDSDEDNSDASSDTDSDEDCAFLMRNLLTFDSSDGIEFERDSNWQEPESSTKEDDTEDTCLSKETTREIQFMYIQMEFCEKSTLRTAIDAGLYNDQERVWRLFREIVEGLAHIHQQGMIHRDLKPVNIFLDSNDHVKIGDFGLATTNILPSFVQTIETDKDSQVFEKGISFGTEEVGSLTGQVGTALYVAPELTTKAAKAIYNQKVDIYSLGIILFEMCHKPLTTGMERINILLNVRLKEIVLPPEMLQANMPLQIHILRWLLNHDPSQRPTAQELLSSEYLPPPRLEETELQEMIRRTLSNNQTKAYKYLISCCFTQEVTPADDITYDMNLPSRGHINFLSWKKYQEVVKYKVIEVFQRHGGVNLETPLLMPKSRQFCSFSDSYVNLMTRNGNIVCIPHDLRAPFARYIVWNNVVHIRRYAIERVFREKKVLGFHPRELYECAFDIISPTANNFLMEAELIYIVWEVINELPQLRERNFTIRLNHTSLLKAVLMYCGIDQEKYQDIYSILRDARDGKFSRFQIQTHLISLCLTDQAMETLFNLFETESSVAKIQSVLKTITRRKGDAAALAKEGLKEIEIVMKNIETLGVKWPVVVVPLLVHNINQHSGTIYQITCEVKRRRKKCGEEVIAAGGRYDKMLSSFRKILERTGMANKETKQYGVGISISLEKLASAVLETSESLENKFGIDVAISCLGNPHREKEMIDLLKEFWSSGLKVTILDLASVEEILEHCREHSINQVVILRAGEKGSVRIQSWERDRFQEKKIANQEVGEFLQRLDNSVPILNRAESKTMTNDNFLSNNNPVNININFILSERDKLSGSSRRSLKNSMLAQMSAYFQRIAHKIPIEIFAVFLEMSVIRTIISFLDIDEEDQNFLKSIQVIIDKHPRHKKYIKEICDEMRETRREKLHPVLILYSVIDSQYMSLL; encoded by the exons GAACGAAATTGAGGTTCTAAAG AGTATTTTTGGAGACGACCTTCATGATTTACGACGTGGGAAAAGTAGGCGAAGATGGCAACCATTAGATATGTCCATTACTTTGATACCTCAAAGAAGCATGTCTGGCCCAGCTGAAGTGTATGCACAGATCGATTTACACGTAATCTGCAGCGATAAGTATCCTGATGA AGTGCCAAGTATAGAACTACAGAAGAGCAGAGGCTTATCCCACCAACAGATTGCAGTATTATATTCTGAATTAATGGAACTCACGATGCGATTACGAGGAGAAGTAATGATTTTTGAATTAACTCAACATATTCAAAAATATCTACATGAGAATAACAAACCAAGCTATAGCAGTTTTTATGAAGAAATGGTTTCGAGGCACCaagaaaaaatcgaatttgagaTGTTGGAGAAACGGCTAAAGGAGGATAAAGAAAGACAG GTATTACAGGATGAAATTCAAAAAAGACAAGAAGCTCTAAAAGCTGAAAATCGTAATCGAAAAGAATTAATTCGTTTGTGTAATGACCGATCAAGTTATCTATCTCAATCAATACCGTCATCTCCTCAAGAGAGATCACGAATTTATTCTCGAAGGAGGTGTGCTAGTAGCTCTGAAAGTTCTGATGGTTTTTTATGCGAGCATAAAGGCACAAAATTGCTACACTTCGATCAAAATAAAG ATGAACGACAAGTGTATAGAGGAAAATGTATGGGTCATAGTACTAAAGGGTCAGTTGTATATGCAGGCGTGGATATGACAACTGGTGAATTGTTTGCAATCACTGAATggacatttaaaataaataacactGTTGATGAAAATAATACGCAAAATATTACTAAACAAATAGGAAGTCTCGAACAAGAAATAAATCATTTACACAAATTACATCATCCAAACCTTGTGCACTATTTAAATATGAAGTATCTAGAAGATGGGGATGCTGCACTTATTTATGTTCTTCAAGAATTTGTG ATAGGTACTAGCTGCACCTTTTTCCTGATGGAAAATATTCCTGTGGACATTGACCTTCTTCGATATCTGGCAAATGGGATCCTCTTTGCTTTGAGGTTCCTTCATGAGAATAATGTTGTTCATAAAGACCTACGCGACACAAGTATCTACATTGATCGCACGGGAACAGTAAAAGTGTCGGATTATTCACTTAATAAACGTCTATCTGATATTTATCAAACATATACACTAGTCGAGCCTGAACAGGAGTTTCCCAGTATTCAAGGAAGAGGTGGGAAGAAAGCCGACATATACCGTTTTGGTGCTCTTATGTTTTCTTTATTGAACGGAGTTATTGTTTCTGGAGACAAAATCGATCCAACAGCGATAATTCAA CCTGATCTCCGGGATTTTTTGCTGAAGTGCCTTACCAATGATGAAAGAAAACGCTGGTCAGCTGAACAATTGTTACAGCACACTTTTATAAAAGCACCTCTAGCTCGTGCTCTGTCACCACCAAAAATACCACGTAGAGACGAAAAGAAAAGTCATGAGCCGGAGGAGACCGATACAGACATTCGGCAATACGTACCGCCTTTAGGTGGCCATTCAAGAATTACAAATGAGTTCGAAGTTCTTGAATGGCTTGGTAAAGGTGCCTTTGGCGAtgtccttaaagtgaaaaataaATTGGATGGTGGGATTTATGCTATTAAAAGAATAGAACTTAACCCGAAGAACAAACAACTCAACAGAAAAATTACCAGAGAGGTCAAATTGTTATCGCGCATGAATCATGAAAATGTAGTGCGGTATTATAATTCCTGGATAGAAAGTGCTACCATAACTGAGGAAATGGGAGAAGAGCATATAACACCCACAGTAAAAAAACGGCAGGATCTGTTTAAT CACTTGATTACGGATGATATTGAAAAATTGACACCTCCATTGCAAGAAGTTGAGTGGAACGTTTCATACAAATCTCGAACTAATACAACCCTTCCACCGGATAGTGATGAGGACAACAGCGATGCATCTAGTGACACCGACAGCGATGAAGATTGTGCGTTTTT AATGAGGAATCTTTTAACATTTGATTCTTCCGATGGTATAGAGTTTGAAAGGGATTCAAATTGGCAAGAGCCTGAATCAAGCACAAAAGAAGATGACACCGAAGATACGTGTTTGTCAAAGGAAACAACGAGAGAAATTCAATTCATGTACATTCAAATGGAATTCTGTGAAAAGAGTACTCTTCGTACAGCAATTGATGCAGGCCTTTACAATGATCAAGAAAGAGTGTGGAGATTGTTCCGCGAAATTGTTGAAGGTTTAGCGCATATTCATCAACAGGGAATGATACACAGGGACTTAAAACCGGTTAACATATTTTTAGACAGTAATGACCATGTAAAAATTGGAGATTTCGGTCTAGCAACTACAAACATACTTCCATCATTTGTGCAAACTATAGAAACTGATAAAGACtcgcaagttttcgaaaaag GAATCAGTTTTGGTACAGAGGAGGTGGGTTCTCTAACAGGACAAGTAGGCACAGCACTTTATGTAGCTCCTGAGCTTACAACGAAAGCTGCAAAAGCTATTTACAATCAAAAGGTTGACATTTACAGTCTTGgaataatattatttgaaatgtGTCACAAGCCACTAACAACAGGGATGGAACGAATTAACATTTTACTTAATGTACGATTAAAAGAAATTGTGCTTCCACCAGAAATGCTGCAGGCAAACATGCCattacaaattcatattttacg GTGGTTATTAAATCATGACCCCAGTCAACGACCTACAGCTCAAGAACTTTTGTCTTCAGAGTACCTACCACCTCCACGACTTGAAGAAACAGAATTGCAAGAAATGATTCGACGCACTCTTTCAAACAATCAAACCAAAGCATATAAATACTTAATTTCTTGTTGTTTTACGCAAGAAGTGACACCTGCAGACGATATTACTTATGATATGAATTTACCTAGTAGAGGGCACATTAATTTTTTGTCTTGGAAGAAATACCAAGAAGTGGTAAAGTACAAAGTGATCGAAGTTTTTCAAAGACACGGTGGTGTTAATCTTGAAACGCCGCTTTTGATGCCGAAGTCACGTCAGTTCTGTAGTTTTTCAGATTCTTATGTAAATTTAATGACTCGCAATGGAAACATTGTTTGTATCCCCCATGATTTACGAGCCCCGTTTGCAAGATACATTGTGTGGAATAATGTCGTGCATATTAGAAGATACGCTATTGAAAGAGTTTTCAGAGAAAAGAAG GTTCTAGGCTTTCATCCTAGAGAACTTTACGAATGCGCATTCGACATCATAAGCCCTACTGCCAATAATTTTTTGATGGAAGCTGAATTAATATATATTGTCTGGGAAGTAATTAACGAATTACCTCAATTACGAGAACGAAATTTCACTATTCGTCTCAACCATACATCTTTATTAAAAGCTGTGTTAATGTACTGTGGAATTGATCAAGAAAAATATCAAGACATTTATTCAATCCTTCGAGATGCACGTGACGGAAAATTTTCGAGGTTCCAAATTCAAACGCATTTAATAAGTTTATGTTTGACCGACCAAGCTATGGAGACATTATTCAATTTATTTGAGACTGAGAGTTCTGTTGCCAAGATTCAGAGTGTTTTAAAAACAATCACAAGGAGAAAGGGAGATGCTGCTGCGTTAGCTAAAGAAGGCTTAAAAGAAATCGAAATTGTAATGAAGAATATTGAAACGTTAGGTGTGAAG TGGCCAGTAGTTGTGGTACCTCTTCTAGTGCATAATATAAACCAACACAGTGGTACAATTTATCAAATAACTTGTGAAGTGAAACGCCGTAGAAAAAAATGTGGTGAAGAGGTAATTGCAGCTGGAGGTCGTTACGACAAAATGCTGTCGTCTTTCAGAAAGATACTTGAACGTACAGGAATGGCCAACAAAGAAACCAAGCAATACGGCGTTGGTATCAGTATTTCACTAGAAAAACTTGCTTCTGCTGTCTTAGAAACATCAGAATCATTAGAAAATAAATTCGGCATTGATGTTGCCATTTCTTGCTTGGGCAATCCTCATCGCGAAAAAGAGATGATTGATCTTTTGAAAGAATTTTGGAGTTCAGGTTTGAAAGTTACGATCCTGGATTTGGCATCCGTTGAAGAAATTCTCGAACATTGCCGAGAACATTCGATCAATCAAGTTGTCATTTTAAGAGCTGGAGAAAAAGGGAGTGTCAGAATTCAGAGTTGGGAACGCGATAGATTTCAAGAAAAGAAGATAGCTAACCAAGAAGTTGGAGAATTTCTCCAAAGACTTGACAATTCCGTACCAATTTTAAACAGAGCTGAGAGTAAAACAATGACAAACGATAATTTCTTAAGTAACAATAATCCAGTTAACATTAATATTAACTTTATTTTGTCCGAAAGAGACAAACTTTCGGGTAGTTCAAGAAGAAGCTTAAAAAATTCTATGCTTGCACAAATGTCTGCATATTTTCAGAGAATTGCGCATAAAATTCCAATTGAAATTTTTGCAGTCTTCTTAGAAATGAGCGTAATCAGAACGATCATAAGTTTTTTGGATATTGACGAAGAGGATCAAAATTTTCTTAAAAGCATACAGGTCATTATTGACAA GCATCCAAGACATAAGAAGTATATAAAGGAAATATGTGACGAAATGCGGGAGACAAGAAGAGAAAAACTTCATCCTGTACTGATACTCTACAGTGTAATCGATAGTCAATACATGTCTCTATTATGA
- the Gcn2 gene encoding eukaryotic translation initiation factor 2 alpha kinase Gcn2 isoform X2, with amino-acid sequence MSITLIPQRSMSGPAEVYAQIDLHVICSDKYPDEVPSIELQKSRGLSHQQIAVLYSELMELTMRLRGEVMIFELTQHIQKYLHENNKPSYSSFYEEMVSRHQEKIEFEMLEKRLKEDKERQVLQDEIQKRQEALKAENRNRKELIRLCNDRSSYLSQSIPSSPQERSRIYSRRRCASSSESSDGFLCEHKGTKLLHFDQNKDERQVYRGKCMGHSTKGSVVYAGVDMTTGELFAITEWTFKINNTVDENNTQNITKQIGSLEQEINHLHKLHHPNLVHYLNMKYLEDGDAALIYVLQEFVIGTSCTFFLMENIPVDIDLLRYLANGILFALRFLHENNVVHKDLRDTSIYIDRTGTVKVSDYSLNKRLSDIYQTYTLVEPEQEFPSIQGRGGKKADIYRFGALMFSLLNGVIVSGDKIDPTAIIQPDLRDFLLKCLTNDERKRWSAEQLLQHTFIKAPLARALSPPKIPRRDEKKSHEPEETDTDIRQYVPPLGGHSRITNEFEVLEWLGKGAFGDVLKVKNKLDGGIYAIKRIELNPKNKQLNRKITREVKLLSRMNHENVVRYYNSWIESATITEEMGEEHITPTVKKRQDLFNHLITDDIEKLTPPLQEVEWNVSYKSRTNTTLPPDSDEDNSDASSDTDSDEDCAFLMRNLLTFDSSDGIEFERDSNWQEPESSTKEDDTEDTCLSKETTREIQFMYIQMEFCEKSTLRTAIDAGLYNDQERVWRLFREIVEGLAHIHQQGMIHRDLKPVNIFLDSNDHVKIGDFGLATTNILPSFVQTIETDKDSQVFEKGISFGTEEVGSLTGQVGTALYVAPELTTKAAKAIYNQKVDIYSLGIILFEMCHKPLTTGMERINILLNVRLKEIVLPPEMLQANMPLQIHILRWLLNHDPSQRPTAQELLSSEYLPPPRLEETELQEMIRRTLSNNQTKAYKYLISCCFTQEVTPADDITYDMNLPSRGHINFLSWKKYQEVVKYKVIEVFQRHGGVNLETPLLMPKSRQFCSFSDSYVNLMTRNGNIVCIPHDLRAPFARYIVWNNVVHIRRYAIERVFREKKVLGFHPRELYECAFDIISPTANNFLMEAELIYIVWEVINELPQLRERNFTIRLNHTSLLKAVLMYCGIDQEKYQDIYSILRDARDGKFSRFQIQTHLISLCLTDQAMETLFNLFETESSVAKIQSVLKTITRRKGDAAALAKEGLKEIEIVMKNIETLGVKWPVVVVPLLVHNINQHSGTIYQITCEVKRRRKKCGEEVIAAGGRYDKMLSSFRKILERTGMANKETKQYGVGISISLEKLASAVLETSESLENKFGIDVAISCLGNPHREKEMIDLLKEFWSSGLKVTILDLASVEEILEHCREHSINQVVILRAGEKGSVRIQSWERDRFQEKKIANQEVGEFLQRLDNSVPILNRAESKTMTNDNFLSNNNPVNININFILSERDKLSGSSRRSLKNSMLAQMSAYFQRIAHKIPIEIFAVFLEMSVIRTIISFLDIDEEDQNFLKSIQVIIDKHPRHKKYIKEICDEMRETRREKLHPVLILYSVIDSQYMSLL; translated from the exons ATGTCCATTACTTTGATACCTCAAAGAAGCATGTCTGGCCCAGCTGAAGTGTATGCACAGATCGATTTACACGTAATCTGCAGCGATAAGTATCCTGATGA AGTGCCAAGTATAGAACTACAGAAGAGCAGAGGCTTATCCCACCAACAGATTGCAGTATTATATTCTGAATTAATGGAACTCACGATGCGATTACGAGGAGAAGTAATGATTTTTGAATTAACTCAACATATTCAAAAATATCTACATGAGAATAACAAACCAAGCTATAGCAGTTTTTATGAAGAAATGGTTTCGAGGCACCaagaaaaaatcgaatttgagaTGTTGGAGAAACGGCTAAAGGAGGATAAAGAAAGACAG GTATTACAGGATGAAATTCAAAAAAGACAAGAAGCTCTAAAAGCTGAAAATCGTAATCGAAAAGAATTAATTCGTTTGTGTAATGACCGATCAAGTTATCTATCTCAATCAATACCGTCATCTCCTCAAGAGAGATCACGAATTTATTCTCGAAGGAGGTGTGCTAGTAGCTCTGAAAGTTCTGATGGTTTTTTATGCGAGCATAAAGGCACAAAATTGCTACACTTCGATCAAAATAAAG ATGAACGACAAGTGTATAGAGGAAAATGTATGGGTCATAGTACTAAAGGGTCAGTTGTATATGCAGGCGTGGATATGACAACTGGTGAATTGTTTGCAATCACTGAATggacatttaaaataaataacactGTTGATGAAAATAATACGCAAAATATTACTAAACAAATAGGAAGTCTCGAACAAGAAATAAATCATTTACACAAATTACATCATCCAAACCTTGTGCACTATTTAAATATGAAGTATCTAGAAGATGGGGATGCTGCACTTATTTATGTTCTTCAAGAATTTGTG ATAGGTACTAGCTGCACCTTTTTCCTGATGGAAAATATTCCTGTGGACATTGACCTTCTTCGATATCTGGCAAATGGGATCCTCTTTGCTTTGAGGTTCCTTCATGAGAATAATGTTGTTCATAAAGACCTACGCGACACAAGTATCTACATTGATCGCACGGGAACAGTAAAAGTGTCGGATTATTCACTTAATAAACGTCTATCTGATATTTATCAAACATATACACTAGTCGAGCCTGAACAGGAGTTTCCCAGTATTCAAGGAAGAGGTGGGAAGAAAGCCGACATATACCGTTTTGGTGCTCTTATGTTTTCTTTATTGAACGGAGTTATTGTTTCTGGAGACAAAATCGATCCAACAGCGATAATTCAA CCTGATCTCCGGGATTTTTTGCTGAAGTGCCTTACCAATGATGAAAGAAAACGCTGGTCAGCTGAACAATTGTTACAGCACACTTTTATAAAAGCACCTCTAGCTCGTGCTCTGTCACCACCAAAAATACCACGTAGAGACGAAAAGAAAAGTCATGAGCCGGAGGAGACCGATACAGACATTCGGCAATACGTACCGCCTTTAGGTGGCCATTCAAGAATTACAAATGAGTTCGAAGTTCTTGAATGGCTTGGTAAAGGTGCCTTTGGCGAtgtccttaaagtgaaaaataaATTGGATGGTGGGATTTATGCTATTAAAAGAATAGAACTTAACCCGAAGAACAAACAACTCAACAGAAAAATTACCAGAGAGGTCAAATTGTTATCGCGCATGAATCATGAAAATGTAGTGCGGTATTATAATTCCTGGATAGAAAGTGCTACCATAACTGAGGAAATGGGAGAAGAGCATATAACACCCACAGTAAAAAAACGGCAGGATCTGTTTAAT CACTTGATTACGGATGATATTGAAAAATTGACACCTCCATTGCAAGAAGTTGAGTGGAACGTTTCATACAAATCTCGAACTAATACAACCCTTCCACCGGATAGTGATGAGGACAACAGCGATGCATCTAGTGACACCGACAGCGATGAAGATTGTGCGTTTTT AATGAGGAATCTTTTAACATTTGATTCTTCCGATGGTATAGAGTTTGAAAGGGATTCAAATTGGCAAGAGCCTGAATCAAGCACAAAAGAAGATGACACCGAAGATACGTGTTTGTCAAAGGAAACAACGAGAGAAATTCAATTCATGTACATTCAAATGGAATTCTGTGAAAAGAGTACTCTTCGTACAGCAATTGATGCAGGCCTTTACAATGATCAAGAAAGAGTGTGGAGATTGTTCCGCGAAATTGTTGAAGGTTTAGCGCATATTCATCAACAGGGAATGATACACAGGGACTTAAAACCGGTTAACATATTTTTAGACAGTAATGACCATGTAAAAATTGGAGATTTCGGTCTAGCAACTACAAACATACTTCCATCATTTGTGCAAACTATAGAAACTGATAAAGACtcgcaagttttcgaaaaag GAATCAGTTTTGGTACAGAGGAGGTGGGTTCTCTAACAGGACAAGTAGGCACAGCACTTTATGTAGCTCCTGAGCTTACAACGAAAGCTGCAAAAGCTATTTACAATCAAAAGGTTGACATTTACAGTCTTGgaataatattatttgaaatgtGTCACAAGCCACTAACAACAGGGATGGAACGAATTAACATTTTACTTAATGTACGATTAAAAGAAATTGTGCTTCCACCAGAAATGCTGCAGGCAAACATGCCattacaaattcatattttacg GTGGTTATTAAATCATGACCCCAGTCAACGACCTACAGCTCAAGAACTTTTGTCTTCAGAGTACCTACCACCTCCACGACTTGAAGAAACAGAATTGCAAGAAATGATTCGACGCACTCTTTCAAACAATCAAACCAAAGCATATAAATACTTAATTTCTTGTTGTTTTACGCAAGAAGTGACACCTGCAGACGATATTACTTATGATATGAATTTACCTAGTAGAGGGCACATTAATTTTTTGTCTTGGAAGAAATACCAAGAAGTGGTAAAGTACAAAGTGATCGAAGTTTTTCAAAGACACGGTGGTGTTAATCTTGAAACGCCGCTTTTGATGCCGAAGTCACGTCAGTTCTGTAGTTTTTCAGATTCTTATGTAAATTTAATGACTCGCAATGGAAACATTGTTTGTATCCCCCATGATTTACGAGCCCCGTTTGCAAGATACATTGTGTGGAATAATGTCGTGCATATTAGAAGATACGCTATTGAAAGAGTTTTCAGAGAAAAGAAG GTTCTAGGCTTTCATCCTAGAGAACTTTACGAATGCGCATTCGACATCATAAGCCCTACTGCCAATAATTTTTTGATGGAAGCTGAATTAATATATATTGTCTGGGAAGTAATTAACGAATTACCTCAATTACGAGAACGAAATTTCACTATTCGTCTCAACCATACATCTTTATTAAAAGCTGTGTTAATGTACTGTGGAATTGATCAAGAAAAATATCAAGACATTTATTCAATCCTTCGAGATGCACGTGACGGAAAATTTTCGAGGTTCCAAATTCAAACGCATTTAATAAGTTTATGTTTGACCGACCAAGCTATGGAGACATTATTCAATTTATTTGAGACTGAGAGTTCTGTTGCCAAGATTCAGAGTGTTTTAAAAACAATCACAAGGAGAAAGGGAGATGCTGCTGCGTTAGCTAAAGAAGGCTTAAAAGAAATCGAAATTGTAATGAAGAATATTGAAACGTTAGGTGTGAAG TGGCCAGTAGTTGTGGTACCTCTTCTAGTGCATAATATAAACCAACACAGTGGTACAATTTATCAAATAACTTGTGAAGTGAAACGCCGTAGAAAAAAATGTGGTGAAGAGGTAATTGCAGCTGGAGGTCGTTACGACAAAATGCTGTCGTCTTTCAGAAAGATACTTGAACGTACAGGAATGGCCAACAAAGAAACCAAGCAATACGGCGTTGGTATCAGTATTTCACTAGAAAAACTTGCTTCTGCTGTCTTAGAAACATCAGAATCATTAGAAAATAAATTCGGCATTGATGTTGCCATTTCTTGCTTGGGCAATCCTCATCGCGAAAAAGAGATGATTGATCTTTTGAAAGAATTTTGGAGTTCAGGTTTGAAAGTTACGATCCTGGATTTGGCATCCGTTGAAGAAATTCTCGAACATTGCCGAGAACATTCGATCAATCAAGTTGTCATTTTAAGAGCTGGAGAAAAAGGGAGTGTCAGAATTCAGAGTTGGGAACGCGATAGATTTCAAGAAAAGAAGATAGCTAACCAAGAAGTTGGAGAATTTCTCCAAAGACTTGACAATTCCGTACCAATTTTAAACAGAGCTGAGAGTAAAACAATGACAAACGATAATTTCTTAAGTAACAATAATCCAGTTAACATTAATATTAACTTTATTTTGTCCGAAAGAGACAAACTTTCGGGTAGTTCAAGAAGAAGCTTAAAAAATTCTATGCTTGCACAAATGTCTGCATATTTTCAGAGAATTGCGCATAAAATTCCAATTGAAATTTTTGCAGTCTTCTTAGAAATGAGCGTAATCAGAACGATCATAAGTTTTTTGGATATTGACGAAGAGGATCAAAATTTTCTTAAAAGCATACAGGTCATTATTGACAA GCATCCAAGACATAAGAAGTATATAAAGGAAATATGTGACGAAATGCGGGAGACAAGAAGAGAAAAACTTCATCCTGTACTGATACTCTACAGTGTAATCGATAGTCAATACATGTCTCTATTATGA